A genomic window from Agrobacterium larrymoorei includes:
- a CDS encoding Ppx/GppA phosphatase family protein, whose protein sequence is MEKTVIDPGNGVKPSEPGASVAEKGKAKRSRRGKGKRGGKNRSAPALPQLLVADSRQEPPSTGGIELGTEPRKRKRRRRSGGQGAPKTPQGIAAEGQKPDLSARTEQLPSSKRKARKRKRPHRDPQGRPLVPSQAPRPAAKQNGQGTNGAAVVVEPAGFAHLRHAGGREAVEPGSDMYAALDLGTNNCRLLIAQPTRPGQFRVVDAFSRIVRLGEGLVSTGRLSDDAMDRAVEALKVCASKLAGRPIRRMRLIATEACRAAANGEEFLKRVTRETGLHLEIISRETEARLAVSGCSSLVGREARSVVLFDIGGGSSEIAVIRLNENRSNRLANHITHWTSLPVGVVTLSERHGGRDVTPQIFEAMVTEVEGLLDAFHCPPLSDQSALDDFHLIGTSGTVTTLAGVHLDLPRYDRRKVDGLWLSDAEVTAMQNKLLAWDFAGRAANACIGPDRADLVLAGCAILEAIRRRWPARRMRVADRGLREGLLTDMMADDGAWRRNKIRRAQTQGKIERKG, encoded by the coding sequence ATGGAAAAAACAGTGATTGACCCCGGCAACGGCGTAAAGCCGTCGGAACCAGGGGCGTCGGTGGCAGAAAAAGGGAAAGCGAAGCGTTCCCGTCGTGGTAAGGGCAAGCGAGGCGGTAAGAACCGTTCCGCTCCTGCTTTGCCGCAACTGCTTGTTGCCGACTCCCGTCAGGAGCCTCCATCCACAGGCGGTATCGAGCTTGGAACGGAGCCGCGCAAACGCAAACGCCGCAGGCGTTCCGGCGGGCAGGGTGCCCCAAAAACACCTCAAGGCATTGCGGCAGAAGGCCAGAAGCCTGATCTATCGGCGCGTACTGAGCAGCTCCCATCCAGCAAGAGAAAAGCGCGCAAGCGCAAGCGCCCGCACCGCGATCCGCAAGGCAGACCTTTGGTGCCAAGCCAGGCGCCACGGCCTGCCGCCAAGCAAAATGGCCAGGGAACAAATGGTGCAGCGGTCGTGGTGGAGCCTGCAGGCTTTGCACATTTGCGGCATGCTGGTGGGCGGGAGGCTGTCGAGCCCGGTTCCGACATGTATGCGGCGCTGGACCTTGGCACCAACAATTGCCGCCTTCTGATCGCGCAGCCCACACGTCCCGGCCAGTTCCGGGTCGTCGATGCCTTTTCGCGCATCGTTCGTCTTGGGGAGGGTTTGGTATCGACCGGACGACTATCCGATGACGCGATGGATCGTGCTGTCGAAGCGTTGAAGGTCTGCGCGTCAAAGCTTGCCGGACGGCCCATTCGCCGCATGCGGCTGATTGCGACCGAAGCCTGCCGCGCGGCCGCCAACGGTGAAGAGTTTCTCAAACGCGTCACGCGTGAGACCGGCCTTCATCTTGAAATTATCAGCCGTGAGACCGAGGCGCGCCTTGCTGTCTCCGGTTGCTCTTCCTTGGTGGGACGCGAGGCACGCTCCGTCGTGCTCTTCGATATCGGCGGAGGCTCGTCGGAGATTGCCGTCATTCGGCTGAACGAGAACCGTTCAAACCGGCTTGCCAACCACATCACCCATTGGACATCCCTGCCTGTTGGCGTCGTGACGCTCTCGGAGCGCCACGGCGGCCGTGATGTGACGCCGCAGATATTCGAGGCGATGGTGACGGAAGTCGAAGGACTGCTCGATGCATTCCATTGCCCGCCGCTATCGGACCAATCGGCCCTTGATGATTTTCATCTGATCGGTACCTCCGGCACGGTGACGACACTTGCGGGCGTCCACCTAGATTTGCCGCGCTACGATCGCCGCAAGGTCGACGGGCTATGGTTGTCGGATGCCGAGGTCACGGCCATGCAGAACAAGCTTCTGGCCTGGGACTTTGCCGGGCGAGCCGCCAATGCCTGCATCGGTCCGGACCGCGCCGATCTGGTTCTGGCCGGTTGCGCCATTCTGGAAGCGATCCGCAGACGCTGGCCCGCAAGGCGCATGCGCGTGGCAGACCGTGGGCTGCGCGAAGGCCTGTTGACCGATATGATGGCAGATGATGGCGCATGGCGCCGCAACAAGATACGCCGTGCCCAGACACAGGGCAAAATAGAGCGGAAGGGTTGA